TCCATACCCTGTTACCCAACGCCACCTCGCAGGTCGTGTCCTTGCTCTGGGGTCTCCGAGCCCAGCGGGATCTGTACTATCAGGAAGAGTTGCATGAATTGGCCGCCCGGCATCCCATGTTTCACCATGCCGTCACATTATCTCGTCCGGATCCGGGATGGACTGGTCCGACCGGTCGCGTCACCGCTCTGGCGCGGGAGCGTGTCAAGACGGTGGATAACCTCGCGGTGTATCTCTGCGGAAACGGCGGCATGATCAAGGACGTGACCGATTTTCTCCGCTCGAAAGGTCTCTGCCCGATCTATCGCGAGAAGTGGTACGACGAAGAAAATGAAGAGTCATGACTTGTCTGTTGATGGGCTATGGCAACGGAGAGCTAATCGGCTCCAAACAATTCAAGATGCAACGGGGCGACGGCTGCGATTCGTTTGAAATCACTATCCGCCGTCCACAACGGCAGGCCATGCTGAAGCGCCGTGGTCGCGATGAGCAGATCGGGCACCTCCACCGTCACCGATCCGTTGAACCACACCACGACGTTCGGCTACGACACCCAAGGGCAATCTCACCACGCTTACCAACGCCTTGAACAAGACCACGACTCTCACGGTCAATGCCTACGACGTGAAAAATACTTGGTCTTTGCACAGACACATCGTGTGTCGGTGGGAGAGGGACGGGCAGGGACCTTCGAAACGCGCTTACTTCTTCCTCACCATGAGGCGGAGCGGGGTACCGGTGAATTGGTAGGTCTCGCGCAGTTGATTCTCTAAATATTTCAGATACGCCGGGGTAATGTCCTCTGGATGGCCGACAAACAATGCGAAGACCGGCGGTTTGGTGGCGACCTGTGTGATAAACGCGGACTTCGTGCCGGCTGACGGCTTGTGTTTGCGGGCCGGCAGCGGATGGGTGTCGAGGATTTTCTGCAGCCAGATATTCAACATTCCGGTGGGGACGCGTTTGGTGAACATGGCGTGCACGTCCTTGAGGAGCGGGAAGAGGCGGTGGATGGATTCCGCCTTGATGGCTGATCCATACAGGATGGGAGCCCAGGTCAGAAAGGGAAATCGTCGATGGAATTCAAGTTCATACTCTTGTCGCGCCTGAGCGTCTCCGGCTCGCAGATCCCACTTGTTGATCAAGAGAATGCAGGCGCGCCCTTGTTTGAGAATGGCCCCGGCGATCTTGGTGTCTTGTTCCGTGACCCCTTCCACGCCGTCCAGGAGAAGGACCGCGATGTCGGACCGACCGATGGCACGGAGTGATCGAAGGACACTGTATCCTTCCACCCCACGGTCGATCTTGCCGCGCCGTCTGATGCCGGCCGTGTCGGTGAAGACATAGCGTTGATCCTGGTGGGTGACCAGCGAATCGATCGGATCCCGCGTCGTTCCCGGAACGTTGCTGACGACGACCCGTTCCTCTCCCAGCAGCGCGTTCACGAGGGTGGACTTGCCGACGTTCGGACGTCCCACCACGGCCACGCGAGGCAGTTGTTGCAGTTCGTCGGATTCGTCAGTCGATGGGAGCAGCGGATAGATCGCATCCAACAACTCGGCGACACCCAGACCGTGTTCGGCGGACACGGCATAGAGTTGGTCGGTGCCCAACTTATAGAAATCGGCGAGGAGGGGCTCGGATTTCGGCGTGTCGATCTTGTTGATCGCATAGAACAGGGGCTTCGTCACTCCGCGTAAGAGCTTCACGACTTCATGATCCGGCGGGGTGAGCCCTGAGCGGCCGTCCAGGAGCATGACGAGGATGTCCGCTTCAGCGATCGCCAGTTCCGACTGCCGTCGAATCAAGGTCAACATGCTGTCCGATGCGGACAGATCCAGTCCTCCCGTGTCGACGAGCCGAAACTTTCGATTGCGGTATGAGGCATCGGCATAGTTACGGTCGCGGGTTACGCCGGGGACGTCGTCTACGATGGCGATCTTCGCGCCTAAGATCTTGTTGAACAGCGTCGACTTCCCCACGTTCGGTCGGCCGATGATGGCCACAAGAGGCGGTGGCCCGCCCTCTATCGGGAGCAACGGCAGCGTCGGTTCTTGCTTGGGAGCAGACTTCGTGCGTGGCATGAGTTATCGACCGTAACATAGGGTTTTTCTCAAAGACAACCTGTCTCGTTTCTCTTTTGGCCTTCCGGTATACTTCCGGCATGACTCAACGCTCGGCGTGTGATACTCAGCGCTTCCCCGACTGGGCGCAGATCGATGACGTGCTGCTGGATATGGACGGCACGTTGCTTGACCGTCATTTCGATAACTTCTTTTTCGAAGAAGAGCTGCCGCGTCGATATGCCACGCTCCACGCCCTCCCGTTTGAGGCGGCCCGAGATCGTTTGATGGCGATGTACCGATCGGTAGAAGGCGAATTAGCGTGGACGGACCTGGACTACTGGACGAAGCGGGTCGGCATCGATGTGGTGGCGATGCACAAGGAACTCGATCACATGATCGGTTTTCTGCCGGGCGCCGAGGACTTCTTGCGCCATCTTCGGCGGCTCGGGAAGCCTGTGACCATCGTGACCAATGCCCATTCCACGGGTGTGTCGGTGAAGGTCGCCAAGACCGGCCTGGATCGCTACGTCGATCGGATCGTGGATGCGTTTGAGGTCGGCTATCTCAAGATGAGGCCGGAGTATTGGCCGAATTGTCAGCGCTTGTTGGGGTTCGATCCCTCGCGATCCCTGTTCATGGATGACGATGAAGGATGCCTGATAGCCGCGAAAGAGTTCGGGGTGGCCCACCTAATTCACAGCGCCAAGTCGAGTTCGCACTTACCGCCGTCTCCGCTCTCCCGGTTTTTCTCCGTTGCCGGATTCGCGCCGCTGCTCAACGGCCGGTCACCAGCCTAATTGGTTTTGGTTGCCGTGCCCTGGTACATCTCGCCAACCAATGTGGGCACACCCTCCATGCTGAATCGATCGAGGTGAGCGATTGTGAAGCCGGACTGGGTAATCAGCCGATCGATCTGCCGGTTCAGGTTGCATCCGCAGCCGATCACGTTCTGAATCGGATTCAGCCGGTCCTGCCACGCGGCGATCTTTCGGTCGTCGCTGCGCCCATGTTCCAGGAATAGAAACCGCCCTCCCGGCTTCAGCACCCGCGCCACTTCCCGTAACGCTTGCACGGGGTCAGGAATCGTGCAGAGCGTCCAAGTGCTGACGACATAATCGAAACGTCGATCGGCGTGGGTTAGGGTCTCGGCGCTGCCCCTTTGGATGTGAACAGGAAACGAGAGGCAGGCGCTGCGTGCTGCGACTGTTTTTGGGAGGAAATGGGCTGGATCGACCGCATGAAGCCCTGTGACGGTCTCCGGATAGTGCGGCAGATTCAGACCGGTTCCTATCCCGAGTTCTAGGACTTCACCCTGGACCGAAGCGAGTAGCTCCCCGCGCAAGCGAAGAAATTCATCTCCGGCCATGACACATTCCATAAGCCGCGGGAAGATGTGATCGCTGTAGAACCCCATTGCGCCGATAGTATAACAAGGTCTTTGGCTGACTGAGTTGGGAACTTGTGACCCCCCTGGGGCTATGTTAGAGTCCTCCGTTATTTTTATGTGGAATGACGATGAGTAAAGGATACGACCATCACGCCATTGAATCGAAGTGGCAGGCTTATTGGGAAGAGCACCGCCCATTCAAAGCCTCCGCTGACCTATCGAGACCGAAATTTTACTGTCTCGACATGTTTCCCTATCCATCCGGATCCGGGCTCCATGTCGGCCATCTCGAAGGGTACACCGCGACCGATATTGTCTCGCGCTATAAGCGGATGAAGGGCTTCAACGTTCTGCATCCGATGGGGTGGGATGCTTTTGGGTTGCCGGCGGAACAGTACGCCGTCAAAACAGGGATTCATCCCGCCCTGACCACCGCTCAAAACATTGCCACGTTCAAACGCCAAATGAAGCGGGTCGGGCTGTCCTATGACTGGGAACGGGAGGTCAGTACTACCGATCCGCGATACTATCGGTGGACCCAATGGATATTTCTGAAGCTCTTCGAACGGGGATTGGCCTACGTGGCGGAAGTCCCAGTGAACTGGTGTCCGGCGCTCGGCACGGTGTTGGCCAATGAGGAAATCGTCGACGGCAAGAGCGAAGTGGGCGGCTTCGATGTGATTCGCAAGCCGATGCGCCAATGGGTGCTCAAGATCACGGCCTACGCCGATCGACTGCTTGAAGACTTAGCGCTCGTCGAATGGCCTTCCAGTACGCTGGAAATGCAAAAGAATTGGATCGGGCGTTCGATCGGCGCGGAGGTCGATTTCGCCCTGGCGGATCGGAACGGCGTGATCCGCGTGTTCACGACCAGGCCGGACACGCTGTTCGGCGCGACCTATATGGTTCTGGCGCCTGAACACCCGTTGGTCGATGTGCTCACAACCGGCGAGCAGAAAGCCACCGTCCAGGCCTATCGTGAAACCGCGGCCAAGAAAAGCGATCTGCAACGGCAAGAGCTCGAAAAAGAAAAGACCGGTGTCTTCACTGGCGGCTACGCGATCAATCCGGTAAACCAGGAGCGGTTGCCGGTATGGATCGCCGATTACGTCCTGATGAGTTATGGAACAGGGGCCATTATGGCCGTGCCGGCGCATGACGAGCGAGACTGGGCGTTTGCGCAACAATACGCATTGCCGATTCGTGAGGTCATTTCCGGCGGAAATGTCCGGCAAGCGGCTTTTACCGACACGGATCGAGGGACGGTCATGAATTCGGCGACCGCCGATGGCGGCTTGTCGATCAACGGGCTGAGGCCGTCCGAGGCCATTCCCAAGATCACCGATTGGCTGGCGAAACAGGGAAAGGGCGCGCGAGCCGTCAACTACAAACTGCGGGACTGGCTCTTTGCCCGCCAACGCTATTGGGGGGAGCCGTTTCCAATCGTGTGGGTCGACGGAGAAGCGCGTCCGCTTCCGGAAGAACAGCTTCCCCTCGTGTTGCCGGAGTCCAGTAACTTTAAGCCGTCCGGCACAGGCGAGAGTCCATTGGCGAACTTGGACCAGTGGCTCGTCACCACCGATCCCGCCACCGGCAAGTCGGCTCGCCGCGAAACCAACACCATGCCGCAGTGGGCCGGGTCTTGCTGGTACTACCTGCGATTCATCGATCCCCGGAACACGACGCAGCTCGTCGAGCCGGCGAAAGAGCGCTACTGGATGCCGGTGGATCTCTACATCGGCGGCAGCGAACATGCCGTGTTGCATCTCTTGTACTCACGCTTCTGGCATAAGGTCTTGTTCGATATCGGGGTGGTGAGCACGTCCGAGCCGTTTCTGAAGTTGGTGCATCAGGGCATCGTTTTGGGAGAAGACAATCAAAAGATGTCGAAATCGCGCGGCAACGTGGTCAATCCGGATGAGATGATCGATCAGTTCGGCGCGGATGCGGTACGGCTCTATGAGATGTTCATGGGGCCGCTCGAAGCCACGAAGCCTTGGAATACCAGGGGCGTGGAAGGCCTGACCCGTTTTTTGGAACGGGTCTGGCGGCTGATGGTCGATGAGCAAGGCCGGCTCTCAAACGCCGTTGTCTCAACCGCGCCGAGCCTCGATCACCAACGGTTGCTTCACCAAACCATCAAGAAGGTCGGCGAAGACATCGAGGCCCTCCGTTTCAATACGGCGATCTCGCAAATGATGATTTTCACGAATGAGATGACGAAGGCGCAGCAACGGCCTCGATCGGTGGTCGAGCCGTTCGTCTTGCTGCTCTCGCCGTTCGCGCCGCATGTCGCCGAGGAACTCTGGGATCTGTTGGGACACCCTCCCAGCGTGTCGCAACAGCCTTGGCCGGTCTTCGATCCGGCGATGACGATGAGCGAGCGCATGACCATTCCGGTTCAGGTCAATGGTCGGCTTCGGGCGAAGATCGATGTCCCCGTAGGCACGCCGCGTGATGAGATCGAACAATTGGCTCGCGCGGAGGCGGCGGAATGGCTTCAAGGTAAAGAATCGAAAAAGGTGATCTATGTCGAAAAAAAGTTGCTCAACTTTGTCATCTAGCGCCGGGCGGAAACTCCCGGCCATATTTTTGGCAACTGAGTTTTCCGCAGCCTGCTAGAGGTGTCGAGTGCTGGGTGCTGAGTTCACAGTGAGCAGGAATCCGGAGAGAAGAGGGCCGACTTTTTCCATTCTCAGCGCTCTCGTCTCAGCGCTTATCGCCTCGACGGTGGCTGCCTGTGGCTACCAGTTTCGTGTGGAAGGGGCCGGCCCGACCATCGGAGGACCCTCCGTGACAGCCTCCCAAGAGCCGCCGCCGCGCCTCATCATCCGGCCATTGCTCAATAACAGTTTTGAGCCGAATGTGGAAGCGCGATACACGAACTACCTCCGCGAGGAGTTTTCCGCCGGCAGTGGGGCGCAGGTCGTGCCTGATTCCGAAGCGGCGGATCTTGTATTGACCGGGCAAATCCTTTCGGTGATCGTGCCGACGCTCAGTTTTTCGTCGACGGCAACGTTGGAAAGCAGAACCGAGGTGGTTGTCATGGCCCGGGTTGAAGACGTCCGGTCAAGAAAAGTGGTCTGGAGCCAAGTCGTCAAAGGAGCGTCGGAGTTCTTCGTGACGCCGGATCTCCAGTTCAATCGCTCGCTGCAGAATCGCGCGATTGAACAGGCGGGCCGTTTTGTGGCGGCTGATCTGGCGGCGCGGTTCTTGTTGCAGCTCGAGACCGGGGCGCTCACGAAGCAGTCGTCTGCGCCGGCTTCCGTGTCACATTAACAGCGAAGGTCTGGACCAATGGCATCCGCGATGAGCCCTGTGCAGCTGGAAGCGGCGCTGAAACAGCAGGCGCCCGGGTCTCTGTATCTCGTCGTGGGGGAAGAAGACCTTCTGCGGGATTCCGCGCTCGCTGCCATCACGCGCGCGGTGCTTGGCAGCGAAAGAAATGAATTCAATTACGAACTGTTTTATGGAGATGACGCGAGCGGAACCGATATTCGGAACAGTGTGGCGGCCGTGCCGGTCTTCGCGGATCGTCGCGTCGTCGTGGTGAAGGCGGCGGAGAAACTGATCGCTCGAGAAAGCGAGCCGCTGCTCGATTGTGTCAACAAGCCGGTGGACTCCACGACGCTCGTGTTTGTGAGCCCGAAGCTGGATGGTCGGTTGAAATTTTCACAAGCCCTGGCGCGCGCGGCGGTCATGGTCGATTGCTCACCTCTCCGCGAGGCGCAGCTGCCGTCTTGGATCGCCCGCGAAGCAGAACGGGTCGGGCTTCGATTGGAAGACGCGGCGGCCTACGTGCTGCAGGAGGCTTGCGGCGCATCACTCTACGGCTTGCGGAGAGAATTGGAGAAATTGGCTTCCTATGTGCCGGCTGATCGGGCGGTTACCGCTGCCGATGTGCATCTGCTGCGTGGCATGGAGCCGGGAGCCTCTGTGTTCGACTTGACGCTGGCCATCGCGGAAGGTCGCCGTGGACAGGCGCTTTCTATTCTTGCGCGGAATATTGAAGCAGGAGAGGCCCCGCTTCGGATCCTTGGCTCTCTTGCGTGGCAGTATCGCCGTCTCTGGAAGGTCAAAGAGTCGCTGGCCAATGGCGGTCGTGAAGGCGAAGCGGCGAGAGGCTTGCGCATGGACCCGTGGAAGGTCCGCCCCTTCCTCAATCGGTTTTCCGAGAGGCATCTCCAATCAGCGCTAGGCCTCTTTCTGGACACCGATGGGAGGTTGAAAGGGGGCAGCGGCAGTCGACCACGACTGGTGCTGGAACGTCTGCTGTTGAAACTGTGCGAGGATACGGCAAACCCACAGGGTGAACCACCGAATCGTCCTTCGGTGCCACCCAAGCGGGTTCCTGGACGGGTCGTGTCGAACGTCCGGACGATTAAGAGCCGGACAGCCCGTTGACGTGCAGCGCCAGACGAGAAATTCGACGGGATGCAGTATTGGGATGAAGGGCGCCTTTCGAAACGGCTTTCCCGATCGCCGAGGTGGCTTCCAGCAAGGTGGTTTTGGCCTCATCAGCCTTTTTGCCGGCTACGGCGGATTGAACCTTCTTGATGAGCGTCTTCACCGCATTCATCGTGGCCCGGTTCCGCTCATGCCGTCGCTCGGCTTGGCGCGCGCTTCGAATCGTCGATTTATGAATCTGCGGCATCGATCACTCCTATAAAAAAGAAAGTGACTAGTATCATAGTATCTCGCCGGCCGTCAAGGATCGGCCCTCAAGAAGGAGTATGAGCATGGTGAAGATTGTGGCACGGGATCGACTCATCTTTGCGTTAGATGTGCCCTCAGCGGCGGAAGCAGACCGGCTCTTGGACCGGCTCCACGGACATATTTCGTTCGTGAAGGTCGGCCTTGAATTGTATACCGCGGCAGGTCCCGAGATGGTGAAGCGGATTGTGGAGCGGGGCATGCGGGTGTTTCTCGACCTCAAATTTCTCGATATCGAAGAGACGGTCCGCCGCGCGACGAGTCGGGTGGCGGAGATGGGAGTGGAGTTTTTAACCATCCACGCGAACCGCAAGGCGCTCACGGCGGCCGTGCAAGGGCGGGAGGGTTCGGCGTTGAAGCTGCTGGCTGTGACCGTGCTCACGAACTTCGACGGTCAGGATCTTCGGGAAATGGGAATACAGCGGACGGTCCAAGACCTGGTCACAGCCCGGGCCGCGCTCGCCTCCGAAGTCGGCTGCGACGGCGTGGTGGCGTCCGGTGAAGAAGCAGCGGCCATCCGACAGAAAGTCGGGCCACACGTTGTGATTGTCACGCCGGGAGTCCGACCAGCCGGCAAGGGTGTCGACGACCATGCACGGGCGACGACGCCCACGCAGACGATCGCCTCCGGCGCGGATTATCTCGTGATCGGCCGGCCTATTCGCGATGCGGAAGACCCGGCCGTAACGGTGGCTGCCCTCATCGTGGAGATGCAGGCGGCCTTTGATGCGCGCGGGTAAGATGGTCAATGGTCACTGGTCAATGGTCATTTGATCATGAGCTACTCGTCATGAGTGGAAAAGAGCAGCGTTCGGCGGCCTTTCCTCCTATTGGCCAATGACCAATGATTCATCCATCGGCGGTCCTCGGTTGCGATGGCGATCGACCCTTTGTTATTATGGCCGTTCCTCGAAACCCTCATGGTGGGTGTAGCTCAGTTGGTTAGAGCGCCGGATTGTGGATCCGGAGGTCGCGGGTTCGAAACCCGTCATCCACCCCAATAACTCACAAAAGCCTCTCACAGAGAGGCAACTCAGCTTTTCACGCTTCCGAGAAAGTAGCATGGCTACACTTTGGCTACACTCTGGGAGCGTGGTTTGGCTACATTTCATCTTCGGAAAATCGTACTTCGATCTATACTCGCCTGGTTATCCCTAAACGGCTAAGGATTTATTTTAATGGCCGTCGAGAAGTTTGGAAATCGCTCAGGACCAGCGACAAGGACATAGCCGCGTGTCGCTCTCTTCAGTGGCAGGCTTTTGGAAGGCGTCTATTTTTCACCCTGAGACAACGGGGGGATCGCATGACAAAAGAACAAACCGAAGCATTGATATCAAATTGGATCGAAGCAGAGCTTGAAGAGTATGAAGACGCTCGTGCTATGCAAACAGCTGCATACGATGAGGACGAACGAGAAGCAACCTACATCGCCCTGTCGAATAAGTTTGAATCTCTTCAAGAGGATTTAGTGTCGAATGATCTTCGCTCAATCGCAACCGAGGCTGATGATCTCCTGAAACTCGCCGGTTTGACGCTGGGGAAAGACTCGGCGGAGTTTCGGGGGATGTGTAGGCGGTTGCTTCGGGCAAAGATTGAAGTACTTCGTGTAGAAGCGGACCGGCTAGAGGGTGAGTATCGAGACAATCATTTGACTCGACCTGCATCCATTTCTTCGGGAAAGGAAAAGACTTCACTGGGCCAGAAACAAAGCCCATTATTCTCGATTGTCTTAGAGAAATACCTTGCTACCAATCCACGTCCAGCGAGAACAGCCCAACCCCTGAAAGCAGAATTTCTTCGCTTCATTGAGACCATTGGAGGAGACAAACCGGTTGCTACCATCACGAAGGCCGATGGGGTTGCCTACAAGGAAAGCCTACAGCTAGTTCGGAAGATCCACCTGACAACCTGTATCAAGCATATCTCCAATATGGACACTTTGTTTAGGTGGGCGGAAGTTCACGGATACCTTCCCGAGGGCAGTAGTAGCCCATTGAAGGGCCTAGCCCCAAGTAAAAGACAGGCGAAGAAACATTCCCTAGATCGTCGCCCTTTCACCGATTCAGAACTGCTGATGGTCTTTGGCTCAACAAAATTCAAGAGGCAGCGCAGAGAACGGCCTGAGCGGTATTGGCTGGTGTTGCTTCTACTCTTTCAAGTCTGTCGGCGAGAAGAAGCCGGACAGCTGTACATTAAGAATTTTGGTGAAGCGGAGGGCATTCCATACTTGCACATTATCGATGAAGAGAAAGACCAAACGCTCAAGAACGATGGGAGTAGGCGGAAAGTCCCTCTTCATACAAGTCTCATCAAGCTCGGCTTCATGCAGTACGTTTCCTCAATGAGAAAGGCGGAACATGCGCGGCTGTTCCCCCAGCTCGCTAGAAAAGGAAACAACGGATATGCCGATCCGGTAGGGAAATGGTTTGGCCGGATGGTGACGGGCCTAGGCCTAACCGATCCTCGCTTGGTTATTCACTCGCTGAGGCATGGGGGAATTACAAAGTTGCATAGCGCCGGTGTGCCGGTCAATATCGTGGAGATCCTGGTTGGACATTCGGCGGGGAACGTGCATGAGCAATACGTACATAAGGAACTGATCCCAATGCAGACCCTTCAGGATGGTCTGGAACGGTTGGACTACTCGGAGGTGGTCAACTTGCTAAGCTGACAGGCTGATGAAGGAGAAGTAAACTACTTCGCGCGACTGAGAGGATGCTTGGCTTTTGAAGCGTAATTAATGATGGTTTTCTTGACTTCCCCAATTTTGCTACTACAATAGCCCGGCCCCGCCCAAGTCTGACTTGACTCTGTGGACTATATTGACAGTTTGTTTCCGATTCCACGCTAGAAAAGTTGACCTCTTTCCCTTCCTTCGCTATACATGCATTTAGATGTATATCTGAAAGGTGTAAGCCTTAGGTCCAATGGGAAACATTGCCTTCACCACTCTGGTCGTGCTTCTTCTCGCCATCCCAGGTTATATGGTGAGAAAGTTCTATTATGTTGAAGAGTTTACAAGAGAGGTTCTACGGAGGAGTCTTACGGAGGAAGTATATCAATCCATCCTCTATTCCCTTCCATTTCATTTTCTTACCGTATTGGCGATAGATGCGTTGTATCTTTCAGGATGTATCCCCATATACGTTGACTATGAAATCCTTCTTCGTTTCCTCAGCGGAATGGCATCGTCCGATTCAGACGGTGTAATTAAAGCAGCAGAGAGCCTTAATCGCTACCTCCCTTCCATAAGTATCTATTTCGCATTGACTGCTCTCCTTGGCATGCTCTGTGGGATGGTACTCCGTGTATTGGTCTGGCGCTATAAACTTGATGTTCGGTACCCAAGTCTCTTTCGGTTTCCCAAT
Above is a genomic segment from Candidatus Nitrospira nitrificans containing:
- the holA gene encoding DNA polymerase III subunit delta — protein: MASAMSPVQLEAALKQQAPGSLYLVVGEEDLLRDSALAAITRAVLGSERNEFNYELFYGDDASGTDIRNSVAAVPVFADRRVVVVKAAEKLIARESEPLLDCVNKPVDSTTLVFVSPKLDGRLKFSQALARAAVMVDCSPLREAQLPSWIAREAERVGLRLEDAAAYVLQEACGASLYGLRRELEKLASYVPADRAVTAADVHLLRGMEPGASVFDLTLAIAEGRRGQALSILARNIEAGEAPLRILGSLAWQYRRLWKVKESLANGGREGEAARGLRMDPWKVRPFLNRFSERHLQSALGLFLDTDGRLKGGSGSRPRLVLERLLLKLCEDTANPQGEPPNRPSVPPKRVPGRVVSNVRTIKSRTAR
- the leuS gene encoding leucine--tRNA ligase yields the protein MSKGYDHHAIESKWQAYWEEHRPFKASADLSRPKFYCLDMFPYPSGSGLHVGHLEGYTATDIVSRYKRMKGFNVLHPMGWDAFGLPAEQYAVKTGIHPALTTAQNIATFKRQMKRVGLSYDWEREVSTTDPRYYRWTQWIFLKLFERGLAYVAEVPVNWCPALGTVLANEEIVDGKSEVGGFDVIRKPMRQWVLKITAYADRLLEDLALVEWPSSTLEMQKNWIGRSIGAEVDFALADRNGVIRVFTTRPDTLFGATYMVLAPEHPLVDVLTTGEQKATVQAYRETAAKKSDLQRQELEKEKTGVFTGGYAINPVNQERLPVWIADYVLMSYGTGAIMAVPAHDERDWAFAQQYALPIREVISGGNVRQAAFTDTDRGTVMNSATADGGLSINGLRPSEAIPKITDWLAKQGKGARAVNYKLRDWLFARQRYWGEPFPIVWVDGEARPLPEEQLPLVLPESSNFKPSGTGESPLANLDQWLVTTDPATGKSARRETNTMPQWAGSCWYYLRFIDPRNTTQLVEPAKERYWMPVDLYIGGSEHAVLHLLYSRFWHKVLFDIGVVSTSEPFLKLVHQGIVLGEDNQKMSKSRGNVVNPDEMIDQFGADAVRLYEMFMGPLEATKPWNTRGVEGLTRFLERVWRLMVDEQGRLSNAVVSTAPSLDHQRLLHQTIKKVGEDIEALRFNTAISQMMIFTNEMTKAQQRPRSVVEPFVLLLSPFAPHVAEELWDLLGHPPSVSQQPWPVFDPAMTMSERMTIPVQVNGRLRAKIDVPVGTPRDEIEQLARAEAAEWLQGKESKKVIYVEKKLLNFVI
- the lptE gene encoding LPS assembly lipoprotein LptE, whose protein sequence is MSRNPERRGPTFSILSALVSALIASTVAACGYQFRVEGAGPTIGGPSVTASQEPPPRLIIRPLLNNSFEPNVEARYTNYLREEFSAGSGAQVVPDSEAADLVLTGQILSVIVPTLSFSSTATLESRTEVVVMARVEDVRSRKVVWSQVVKGASEFFVTPDLQFNRSLQNRAIEQAGRFVAADLAARFLLQLETGALTKQSSAPASVSH
- the rpsT gene encoding 30S ribosomal protein S20; protein product: MPQIHKSTIRSARQAERRHERNRATMNAVKTLIKKVQSAVAGKKADEAKTTLLEATSAIGKAVSKGALHPNTASRRISRLALHVNGLSGS
- a CDS encoding PIN domain-containing protein, whose translation is MVWFNGSVTVEVPDLLIATTALQHGLPLWTADSDFKRIAAVAPLHLELFGAD
- a CDS encoding site-specific integrase; this translates as MTKEQTEALISNWIEAELEEYEDARAMQTAAYDEDEREATYIALSNKFESLQEDLVSNDLRSIATEADDLLKLAGLTLGKDSAEFRGMCRRLLRAKIEVLRVEADRLEGEYRDNHLTRPASISSGKEKTSLGQKQSPLFSIVLEKYLATNPRPARTAQPLKAEFLRFIETIGGDKPVATITKADGVAYKESLQLVRKIHLTTCIKHISNMDTLFRWAEVHGYLPEGSSSPLKGLAPSKRQAKKHSLDRRPFTDSELLMVFGSTKFKRQRRERPERYWLVLLLLFQVCRREEAGQLYIKNFGEAEGIPYLHIIDEEKDQTLKNDGSRRKVPLHTSLIKLGFMQYVSSMRKAEHARLFPQLARKGNNGYADPVGKWFGRMVTGLGLTDPRLVIHSLRHGGITKLHSAGVPVNIVEILVGHSAGNVHEQYVHKELIPMQTLQDGLERLDYSEVVNLLS
- a CDS encoding class I SAM-dependent methyltransferase; amino-acid sequence: MAGDEFLRLRGELLASVQGEVLELGIGTGLNLPHYPETVTGLHAVDPAHFLPKTVAARSACLSFPVHIQRGSAETLTHADRRFDYVVSTWTLCTIPDPVQALREVARVLKPGGRFLFLEHGRSDDRKIAAWQDRLNPIQNVIGCGCNLNRQIDRLITQSGFTIAHLDRFSMEGVPTLVGEMYQGTATKTN
- the pyrF gene encoding orotidine-5'-phosphate decarboxylase, whose product is MVKIVARDRLIFALDVPSAAEADRLLDRLHGHISFVKVGLELYTAAGPEMVKRIVERGMRVFLDLKFLDIEETVRRATSRVAEMGVEFLTIHANRKALTAAVQGREGSALKLLAVTVLTNFDGQDLREMGIQRTVQDLVTARAALASEVGCDGVVASGEEAAAIRQKVGPHVVIVTPGVRPAGKGVDDHARATTPTQTIASGADYLVIGRPIRDAEDPAVTVAALIVEMQAAFDARG
- a CDS encoding HAD family hydrolase — its product is MTQRSACDTQRFPDWAQIDDVLLDMDGTLLDRHFDNFFFEEELPRRYATLHALPFEAARDRLMAMYRSVEGELAWTDLDYWTKRVGIDVVAMHKELDHMIGFLPGAEDFLRHLRRLGKPVTIVTNAHSTGVSVKVAKTGLDRYVDRIVDAFEVGYLKMRPEYWPNCQRLLGFDPSRSLFMDDDEGCLIAAKEFGVAHLIHSAKSSSHLPPSPLSRFFSVAGFAPLLNGRSPA
- the der gene encoding ribosome biogenesis GTPase Der, which encodes MPRTKSAPKQEPTLPLLPIEGGPPPLVAIIGRPNVGKSTLFNKILGAKIAIVDDVPGVTRDRNYADASYRNRKFRLVDTGGLDLSASDSMLTLIRRQSELAIAEADILVMLLDGRSGLTPPDHEVVKLLRGVTKPLFYAINKIDTPKSEPLLADFYKLGTDQLYAVSAEHGLGVAELLDAIYPLLPSTDESDELQQLPRVAVVGRPNVGKSTLVNALLGEERVVVSNVPGTTRDPIDSLVTHQDQRYVFTDTAGIRRRGKIDRGVEGYSVLRSLRAIGRSDIAVLLLDGVEGVTEQDTKIAGAILKQGRACILLINKWDLRAGDAQARQEYELEFHRRFPFLTWAPILYGSAIKAESIHRLFPLLKDVHAMFTKRVPTGMLNIWLQKILDTHPLPARKHKPSAGTKSAFITQVATKPPVFALFVGHPEDITPAYLKYLENQLRETYQFTGTPLRLMVRKK